One Sulfurimonas sp. HSL-3221 genomic window, GCTCGAAGAGGGTTTCAAAAAAGAGGTGGGTATCCGGGAGCGCAAGCACCTGCTGCACCTCGTCCCAGACCTGCTCCGGCGGCAGCTGCGTCAGCGCTTCGCGCATGCCGTAAATCAGCACCCTTGTCGAGGCATGAATGTTCCATCCCGTGCCGAACGTTGCACGCAGACGCGCCAACCGCAGCACATTCAGCGGTGCTTGCGCAAAGGTTTCAGAGGTGTGGCGCAGTATCCGTTTCTCGATATCCTCCCGCCCGTTGCAGGGGTCGACATAGCGCTCCTCCTGCTCCTCGTAGGCGATCGCATCGATCGTCAGCCCCTGCTGCAGCAGCACGGCCTCGATGCTCTCTCCAGGGCCTGCCGGCGTCAGCGTGCTGCCGTCTTCTCTCACAAAGTACGGATACGTCCCTTCGACCTGCTCCAGGTGCGCGAAATCCGCCGGCGCGTACCCTACGGCGACATACGCTTTGTCGCCGGCAGCCCTGCCCATCAGTGTGTCTCTGACAGCGGCGCCGACCAGGTAGATTCGCTTTTCCTGCACCTAATTCTCCTTTATTGACGGATACCTAATCGATATGTGATGATCGTTTTATTTTGATTGCTGCCATTATATAGAAGATCACTCAAAAAGCGAAAAAACGATAGCGCGGCAAGAGGCATATGGGGAAATGTACGGAGGTACGGTGAAAGGGGTCAGCAGCGCAGAAGATGCGCCGCTGTTTTAGTTTTTGTCCTGGTCGACGATTTTGTTCGCTTTGATCCACGGCATCATTTCGCGCAGGCGTGCACCGGTCTTTTCGAGCGGGTGCGCTTTGAGGTTGTTACGCTCTGCGTTCATGCGCGGATAGCCCGCCTGGCCTTCGAGGACGAAGTCTTTGGCGAACTGGCCGTTCTGGATCTCTTTGAGAACCTGTTTCATGGCCGCTTTGGACTCGGCATTGATGACGCGCGGGCCTGAGACCATGTCACCGTACTCCGCCGTGTTGGAGATGGAGTAACGCATATCGGCGATACCGCCTTCGAAGATCAGGTCGACGATCAGTTTCATCTCGTGCAGACACTCGAAGTACGCCATCTCTTCCGGGTAGCCCGCTTCCGTCAGGGTTTCGAAACCGGCCTGGATCAGTGCAGAAACACCGCCGCAGAGAACAGCCTGCTCACCGAAGAGGTCTGTTTCCGTCTCGTCTTTGAACGTCGTTTCGATGATACCCGTACGGCCGCCGCCGATAGCGGAAGCGTAAGAGAGCGCAAGCTCTTTGGTCATGTTGGACGGGTTTTGACCGACGGCGATCAGGTCAGGGATACCGCCGCCTTTGACGAACTCGCTGCGGACCGTGTGGCCCGGCGCTTTCGGTGCAACCATCATAACGTTGATGTCGGCTGCCGGCTTGATGCGTCCGTAGTGGATGGAGAAACCGTGGCCGAAAGCGATCGTCGCGCCCGGCTTGAGGTTCGGTGCGATCTCGTTCGCGTAGATCTCCGCCTGGTTTTCGTCCGGCAGAAGGATCATAATGACATCAGCCGCTGCGGATGCGTCGGCAACCGTCATGACTTCGAAACCTTTCGCTTCCGCTTTCGCCCAGCTGGAGCCGCCTTTGCGCAGACCGACAATTACTTCTACACCGCTGTCGCGGAGGTTTTCCGCGTGTGCGTGGCCCTGGGAGCCGAAACCGATCATCGCGACTTTTTTGCCCTTGATGATGCTGATATCGCAGTCTTTGTCATAGTACACATTCAATGCCATCAGTTAATCCCTTGGATTGTGGACGATCATCCCGCCTGCAAGGCGGTCCCCGCACCACAAAAATTTTGCGCATTGTACCAAAAAGTCGTGAAAGAGTAGTTTAGCTGCCGCTTAGGCCTTTGAAAACGGCGATTTCTTAATCGCCCCGCGCTTCGGGCATGCTAAAATTTCCGAAAAATTGCGGAAGAGAACGTATGAAAAAATTCAACCTAGTCAAAGAGATCATCTCCGTCGACAAACCGGCCATGATGGCCGCGGTCAACGGCGGGAAGCCCTTCGGCATCGCCATGAACGGGGCGATCCACTATCCCCCCTACGATGCGCGCAGCTGCTACCTTTTCCAGGGCAGCGTTACACGCCCGGCGCCCTCGGCCCTGATGCCGACCCAGCCCAAGGGCCTTGCCGAACTGCTCGGCGGAAACATGCAGGTCGTCGAAGTCGAGGACCGCATCCTCATCAAGGCTGCGCGCAACTGGCAGGAGATCATCGGCTATAACGTCCGCCACGCCGATTATGACGATACGACCGGTGACGGCGTCGCCGAATTCACCGACAAGGAGCTTGAGGAGATCGGGTGGCAGGCGACCGAGTTCGGCATCAACTACCGCGAACTCGTCGAACTGATCGAGGCGCAGTGCGAGGGCACCCTCTTCTGCATCGAAAATGAAGGGGAGAACTACCACTTCAGCGGGATGGGATTTATCGACGATATGGCCTGCGCCCGGAAACAGTGCTTTGACTACTGCGCCACAAAGATCGAAACGCTGCTAAAAGAGGATGAGAGCTACCACGGCGCCGTGCTCAGCGACGACGAGGAGGAGGCACTGGCCTTCTTCGGGGTTACTGTCCCAGATAACGCTGTAGAATAACCATCGCCGAGAGCGAATCGACGCGGCCGTCGCGTTTGTAGCGGACCGCGCCCTTCATCAGCGCTTCGGCCTCGAGGGAGCTGTCGCTTTCGTCCTGGTAGGCGACGGGACAGCCGAAATCGACGAGGTTCATGAAATGCGCGACGCGGCGCCGCATCTCCTCCTCGCTGGAGCCGCCCATCGGGATCCCGACGACGACCTGTTTTATCCCCCACTCCGCAATGACGTCGCGCACGGCCTGCGACGCCTGGTTGCGGTTTTTACGTTCGACCGCCGCCAGCGGGGTGACGACAGTGCCGTCCGCGCTGTAGGCCAGTCCGATCCGCTTAAGCCCCAGGTCGATGCCCAGGAGAGGAAACTGTGTCGCCATCTCCTACTTCCCGAGGCAGAAGCTGCCGAACATCTTGTCAAGCATCTCTTCGTTGTCAAAGGGGCGGGTAATGGAAGCCAGGGATTGGATCGCTTCGCCGACGTGGAAGGAGAAGAGTTCCAGCTCCTGGTCCTCCAGGGGCATAAAAGCGTTATCGATCGCCGCAAGCGCCCCTTTGACGGCATCGGTCTGGCGCTGGGAGATGAGCATCGTCTCTTCGGAGACATTCTGCCGGTCCATCCGTGACTGCAGCGCCCCGATCAGGACCGAGGTGTCCTGCTTGCAGCTCATACGCAGCGGGGTGTACCCCTTCAGCGGCGTCTCGTCGAAACGCTGGGGCAGATCGGTCTTGTTCAGTACGGCGATGAACTCACGTTCATCTTGATGCTCCTCCATCAGCGAGAGGATCGCCTTGTCCTCGCCGTCGAGCGCACGGCTGCCGTCAAAGAGCGCGATGACGATGTCGCTCTCGCTCACCGCCTCGATGGAGCGTTCAATCCCGATCCGCTCGATCTCGTCTCCCGCCTCGCGGATCCCCGCCGTATCGACCATACGGATCAGGTGGCTGCCGATGCGCACCTGCTCCTCGATCGTGTCGCGGGTCGTCCCGGCGATATCGCTGACGATGGCGCGGTTGTAATCGAGGAGGCTGTTGAGCAGGGAACTTTTACCCACGTTCGGCTTGCCGATAATGGCGACTTTGAACCCCTGCATCAGCCCCCTTCTGCGTTCGCTGGACGCCAGGGTACGGCGCAGGGCGGCGGCGATCGTCTCGAGCTTTTTGATGATCTGGTCGATCAGGTCCTGGGGCAAATCCTCCTCGGCATAGTCGATGGAGACCTCCGAATAGGCCAGGATCTCCAGCAGCGCGTCCCGGTTGCCTTCGACGAAGGTCCGCAAGGAGCCTTTCATCTGCTTGGCCAGGATCTTGGCGGCGTCTTCACTGCGGGCCTCGATGAGCCGGGCGATCGCCTCCGCTTCGGTCAGGTCGATGCGGCCGTTATGGAAAGCACGGCGGCTGAACTCGCCCGGCGTCGCCAGGCGCGCGCCGCCGGCCAGGGCCGCTTTCAGGACCTCCTCTGCTACGATCTGCCCGCCGTGGCACTGCAGTTCGACGACATCCTCGCTGGTAAAACTGCGCGGACCGCGGAAAAAAAGGACGATCGCTTCGTCGATAAGTTCGTTCTGGGCGTTATAGAGGGGGTAGAGGTGGGCGCGCCGGTCTTCGAGAGGACGCTGCCCCGTCAGCTTTGAGGCGATCGTCGTCGCCTGCGTGCCGCTGATGCGGATGATGGCGATGGAGCCGATCCCGTGCGCGGTCGCAATGGCGGCAATCGTATCGTTCATAATCAGTAGTTGTGGTAATCGTTGATAATAATGTATTTTCCGCCGTCACGGGTCGTCCGGATGGCAACGTACTTGTCATGGTAGCGCTCGCGCAGCTGCTTCAGGGCGATCTGTACGAGCACCCCGTCGAGGACGCGGGTCTGGGCATGGCCGTCGCGGTCGACGCTCTCAAAAACCCCCGTCAGGTAGCGTGCCACCGACTCCTCCTGGTTGTGGAGGAATTCGGCGATTTCCAGCCGGAGCTGCAGCTGGTACTCGGCATTGATCCAGTTAAAGAGCATATAGGAGAGCGCCTTGTAGCGGTATCCCTCTTTGCCGATCAGCAGCGCCGCGTCTTCCCCGTTGAACTCCACGAGCAGCGTATTGTCGTCGTAGACGGAAACGCGGATGGGTTCGAGTTTGAAACAGATCGTCTTGAAAAGGACGTTGAGTTTCGTCTCCACCTCTTCGGCGATATCGTCGAGATCGTCGTCGCCTTCCGTATAGTGATCCTCGTCCGCGTAGACCTCTTCGTATTCGCTCTCGTCATCTTCGGGATAGGCGATCGGCTCGGTCGGTGCCGGGAGTTCATCCTCCGTCAGCAGCTCCGCCTCATCCTCGGCTTCGTCCGCGGCCTTCGGGCGGGCCACAATGACGGCATGCTTCCGCAGCAGACCGAGGAACCCTTTGCTGGGGTGCTGTACCACGACGATATCGAGTTCCGTCACCGAGCAGCTGAACTGTTTGGAAGCTTCGCTGTACGCCGCTTCAAGCGTCGGCGCTTCGATCTTCTTCATAGTCAGGCCTCGCCCCCGTTCTGCTCTTTTTGCGTCAGGTGCGCTTCATGGCGTGCCGCTTTGATCTTCGCATACTGCTTGTTCACCATGTACTGCTGTCCGATAGAGAGCAGGTTGTTCGTCAGCCAGTAGAGGACCAGGCCCGACGGGAAGGTGACGAAGAAGAAGGTAAAGACGACCGGCAGGTATTTGAAGATTTTCTCCTGCATCGGGTCGGTAAAGTTATTCGGCGTCATCTTCTGCTGGAAGAACATGGATGCCCCCATCAGGATCGGCAGGATGTAGGTCGGGTCCATGCGCGAAAGGTCCCCGATCCAGAACATCCACGGCGCCCCCTGCAGCTCGACGGCGTTGAGCAGAACGCGGTAGATCGCGAAGAAGACGGGGATCTGCAGCAGCAGCGGCAGACAGCCGCCCATCGGGTTGGCGCCGTTCTTCTTATAGAGCTCCATCACCGCCGCGTTCATGCGCTGCGGATCGCCCTTGTACTTCTCGCGCAGCTCTTTCATCTTCGGTGCGAGGTCCTTCATCTTCTGCATGGAGATCATCCCCTTGTAGGTCAGCGGGTAGAGCACCAGGCGGATCACGACGACGAGCGCGACGATCGCCCAGCCCCAGTTGCCGAAGAAGCCGTGCAGGAACAGCAGGAAACCGAACAGCGGTTTCGCCGCCCAGGTAAACCAGCCGTATTCGATCGCATTGACGAGCACCGGGTTGATCGATTCAAGGAGGCGGTAGTCCTTCGGACCGATAAAGCCGTTGAAGCTCAGGGTGTCTGTGGCTTCGAGATACGCGATCGGGTTGTCATTGCGGTCACGGTCGACGTTGACGATGACCTCGGGATCGAGCCCGTAGAAGAT contains:
- the ilvC gene encoding ketol-acid reductoisomerase, translated to MALNVYYDKDCDISIIKGKKVAMIGFGSQGHAHAENLRDSGVEVIVGLRKGGSSWAKAEAKGFEVMTVADASAAADVIMILLPDENQAEIYANEIAPNLKPGATIAFGHGFSIHYGRIKPAADINVMMVAPKAPGHTVRSEFVKGGGIPDLIAVGQNPSNMTKELALSYASAIGGGRTGIIETTFKDETETDLFGEQAVLCGGVSALIQAGFETLTEAGYPEEMAYFECLHEMKLIVDLIFEGGIADMRYSISNTAEYGDMVSGPRVINAESKAAMKQVLKEIQNGQFAKDFVLEGQAGYPRMNAERNNLKAHPLEKTGARLREMMPWIKANKIVDQDKN
- the ruvX gene encoding Holliday junction resolvase RuvX codes for the protein MATQFPLLGIDLGLKRIGLAYSADGTVVTPLAAVERKNRNQASQAVRDVIAEWGIKQVVVGIPMGGSSEEEMRRRVAHFMNLVDFGCPVAYQDESDSSLEAEALMKGAVRYKRDGRVDSLSAMVILQRYLGQ
- the mnmE gene encoding tRNA uridine-5-carboxymethylaminomethyl(34) synthesis GTPase MnmE produces the protein MIMNDTIAAIATAHGIGSIAIIRISGTQATTIASKLTGQRPLEDRRAHLYPLYNAQNELIDEAIVLFFRGPRSFTSEDVVELQCHGGQIVAEEVLKAALAGGARLATPGEFSRRAFHNGRIDLTEAEAIARLIEARSEDAAKILAKQMKGSLRTFVEGNRDALLEILAYSEVSIDYAEEDLPQDLIDQIIKKLETIAAALRRTLASSERRRGLMQGFKVAIIGKPNVGKSSLLNSLLDYNRAIVSDIAGTTRDTIEEQVRIGSHLIRMVDTAGIREAGDEIERIGIERSIEAVSESDIVIALFDGSRALDGEDKAILSLMEEHQDEREFIAVLNKTDLPQRFDETPLKGYTPLRMSCKQDTSVLIGALQSRMDRQNVSEETMLISQRQTDAVKGALAAIDNAFMPLEDQELELFSFHVGEAIQSLASITRPFDNEEMLDKMFGSFCLGK
- a CDS encoding Jag N-terminal domain-containing protein, yielding MKKIEAPTLEAAYSEASKQFSCSVTELDIVVVQHPSKGFLGLLRKHAVIVARPKAADEAEDEAELLTEDELPAPTEPIAYPEDDESEYEEVYADEDHYTEGDDDLDDIAEEVETKLNVLFKTICFKLEPIRVSVYDDNTLLVEFNGEDAALLIGKEGYRYKALSYMLFNWINAEYQLQLRLEIAEFLHNQEESVARYLTGVFESVDRDGHAQTRVLDGVLVQIALKQLRERYHDKYVAIRTTRDGGKYIIINDYHNY
- the yidC gene encoding membrane protein insertase YidC — protein: MFEKMSPNQRLILAVVLSFVFFIIYTAIFPPEMPESAEQNVTLKEQVGAEATTPVVTDSGVGHTVAASEKVANPDATKLVTVESSEFTLKIDTLGRIVSKVLKDKKYYVDDKPTELIAQEGAQPLFIRFADEAVNAEALKVPYRADVSSVALDATGTKSVTLTQTLSQVTVTKTLTFYADGHYDIKVSLSKPMRYFLYVGQHAEHKGQMMMAVHGVMGYTADGVSNIFEDGDVEGRTALRDVKLLSAFDQYFASIFYGLDPEVIVNVDRDRNDNPIAYLEATDTLSFNGFIGPKDYRLLESINPVLVNAIEYGWFTWAAKPLFGFLLFLHGFFGNWGWAIVALVVVIRLVLYPLTYKGMISMQKMKDLAPKMKELREKYKGDPQRMNAAVMELYKKNGANPMGGCLPLLLQIPVFFAIYRVLLNAVELQGAPWMFWIGDLSRMDPTYILPILMGASMFFQQKMTPNNFTDPMQEKIFKYLPVVFTFFFVTFPSGLVLYWLTNNLLSIGQQYMVNKQYAKIKAARHEAHLTQKEQNGGEA